One genomic region from Jilunia laotingensis encodes:
- a CDS encoding citrate/2-methylcitrate synthase, producing MKKEYLIYKLSEDMKDCTRIDNELFPKYDVKRGLRNEDGTGVLVGLTKVGNVVGYERIPGGGLKPIPGKLFYRQYDLEDLAHAAMKEKRYGFEEVAYLLLSGRLPDKEELESFRELVNDNMPLEQKTKMNIIELEGNNIMNILARSVLEMYRFDQNPDDTSRDNLMRQSIDLISKFPTIIAYAYNMLRHATHGRSLHIRHPQEKLSIAENFLYMLKKDYTQLDARTLDLLLMLQAEHGGGNNSTFTVRVTSSTGTDTYSSIAAGIGSLKGPLHGGANIQVVDMFHHLQENIKDWTNVDEIDTYFTRMLNKEVYNKTGLIYGIGHAVYTISDPRALLLKELARDLAKEKKCEREFAFLELLEERAIEVFGKVKNNGKTVSSNVDFYSGFVYEMIGLPQEIYTPLFAMARIVGWCAHRNEELNFEGKRIIRPAYKNVLDVGKYIPLNKR from the coding sequence ATGAAAAAAGAATATTTAATTTATAAACTCTCCGAGGACATGAAGGATTGTACCCGGATTGACAACGAATTGTTCCCCAAATACGATGTGAAAAGGGGATTACGCAATGAAGACGGAACGGGTGTGCTGGTCGGATTGACCAAAGTGGGCAATGTAGTAGGTTACGAACGCATTCCCGGTGGCGGGCTGAAACCCATCCCCGGTAAGTTGTTCTATCGCCAATATGATTTGGAGGATTTGGCTCATGCCGCCATGAAAGAGAAACGCTATGGTTTCGAAGAAGTGGCCTACCTGTTACTCTCCGGCCGTCTGCCCGATAAAGAAGAACTGGAATCTTTCCGCGAATTGGTCAACGACAATATGCCTCTGGAACAGAAGACGAAAATGAATATCATCGAACTGGAAGGAAACAATATTATGAACATCTTGGCTCGCAGTGTGCTTGAGATGTATCGTTTCGACCAGAATCCGGACGACACCTCCCGTGACAACTTGATGCGCCAGAGCATCGATCTGATTTCAAAATTCCCTACCATCATCGCTTATGCATACAATATGTTGCGCCATGCTACTCATGGACGGTCGTTGCATATCCGCCATCCGCAGGAGAAACTTTCCATAGCCGAGAATTTCCTTTATATGCTGAAGAAGGATTATACCCAGCTCGATGCACGTACGCTCGACCTGCTGTTGATGCTCCAGGCGGAACACGGTGGTGGTAATAACTCTACGTTTACAGTTCGCGTGACTTCTTCTACCGGGACGGATACCTATTCTTCCATCGCTGCCGGCATCGGTTCATTGAAAGGCCCGCTTCACGGAGGAGCCAATATTCAGGTGGTCGACATGTTTCACCATCTTCAGGAGAATATCAAAGACTGGACAAACGTGGATGAAATCGATACCTACTTCACGCGTATGCTGAATAAGGAGGTGTACAACAAGACTGGATTGATTTATGGAATCGGCCATGCCGTTTATACGATTTCCGATCCGCGTGCGCTTTTGCTTAAGGAACTGGCTCGCGACTTGGCGAAAGAAAAGAAATGTGAACGTGAATTTGCTTTCCTCGAACTGCTCGAAGAGCGTGCCATCGAAGTGTTCGGTAAAGTAAAGAATAATGGTAAGACCGTATCAAGTAATGTCGATTTCTATTCGGGATTTGTATACGAAATGATCGGTTTGCCACAAGAGATTTATACTCCGCTCTTTGCAATGGCTCGTATCGTAGGCTGGTGTGCGCACCGGAATGAAGAACTTAACTTTGAAGGCAAGCGTATCATTCGCCCGGCTTATAAGAACGTATTGGATGTTGGAAAATATATACCGTTGAATAAACGTTAG
- a CDS encoding DUF1295 domain-containing protein: MSEHAFHIFLLVMSVLALFVFIALYYVKAGYGMFRSRAWGGAINNKLAWMLMEAPVFLVMTYMWWNSERRTFPVESVFFLLFQLHYLQRSFIFPFLLRGKSRMPVAIFLMGVVFNLLNGFMQGEWIFYLSPGDLYTPHWFGTPQFIIGVILFLLGMAINWQSDYVIRHLRKPGDTRHYLPTGGMYRYVTSANYFGEIVEWAGWAILTWSLSGAVFLWWTVANLVPRANAIWHRYREEFGNEVGSRKRVFPFIY; this comes from the coding sequence ATGAGTGAACATGCATTTCATATTTTCTTGTTGGTAATGAGCGTCCTTGCCCTGTTCGTCTTCATTGCACTCTACTATGTAAAGGCAGGGTATGGCATGTTTCGCAGTCGTGCGTGGGGAGGAGCAATCAACAATAAATTGGCTTGGATGCTGATGGAAGCACCCGTTTTTCTGGTGATGACTTATATGTGGTGGAACTCGGAGCGTCGTACCTTCCCTGTCGAGTCGGTTTTCTTTTTACTCTTTCAGCTTCATTATCTCCAACGCTCCTTTATCTTCCCGTTCTTGTTGAGAGGGAAAAGCCGGATGCCGGTTGCTATCTTTTTGATGGGAGTTGTCTTTAATCTTCTGAATGGTTTTATGCAGGGGGAATGGATCTTTTATCTGTCACCCGGTGATTTATATACTCCACACTGGTTCGGAACACCTCAATTTATCATCGGTGTTATCCTTTTTCTTTTGGGGATGGCGATTAACTGGCAGTCCGATTATGTCATCCGTCACCTTCGAAAACCGGGGGATACACGTCATTACCTGCCGACTGGAGGGATGTACCGTTATGTAACTTCTGCCAATTATTTTGGTGAAATTGTGGAATGGGCAGGATGGGCCATCCTCACATGGTCGTTGTCTGGAGCTGTTTTCCTGTGGTGGACGGTTGCCAATCTTGTCCCCCGCGCCAATGCCATCTGGCATCGTTACCGGGAAGAATTCGGTAATGAGGTGGGGAGTCGGAAGCGTGTTTTCCCTTTCATATATTGA